In a single window of the Cherax quadricarinatus isolate ZL_2023a chromosome 86, ASM3850222v1, whole genome shotgun sequence genome:
- the LOC128703024 gene encoding ADP-ribosylation factor-like protein 6-interacting protein 4, producing MEPLNHPDVTKVNCRGAEHQGSIRLKQDIMEKEHISCSDEATVQARSRSKTKKRRTSTSSSSSSSASPNHREVKKKRKRTKSASSRSSSSSSSSSSSSSSSSSSSSSSSSSSSSSSSSSDSSGSDMEVFNGKLKGKALKKALKKRKKREKVLKKKLKKCKKQAKEQQKKSIKKKVKRLRKKLKKMKKNRKKETKKLKKKKVVTKEKHKSDTANHIKSESSKDKTSKSSKNKTDITENGSSSVGPSIDMMTASQATMPMTREEWEKQESVMRRVYDQDTGRHRLIKGSGEVMEECVSRDRHRAINKAATQVDGEVFQTTVKSRASK from the exons GATATCATGGAGAAGGAGCATATATCTTGCTCAGATGAAGCCACAGTGCAAGCCAGGTCACGATCCAAGACCAAGAAGAGAAGGACCTCAACTTCATCCTCGTCGTCGTCCTCGGCCTCTCCGAATCATAGGGAGGtaaaaaagaaaaggaaaagaaCAAAGTCTGCATCGTCAAGATCATCTTCGTCATCTTCAtcctcttcatcatcttcatcttcctcgTCGTCGTCCTCTTCTTCGTCATCGTCGTCATCGTCTTCATCGTCATCGTCCTCAGACTCGTCTGGGTCAGACATGGAAGTGTTTAATGGTAAATTAAAAGGCAAGGCACTCAAAAAAGCCCTAAAGAAaaggaaaaagagagaaaagGTTTTGAAGAAAAAACTCAAGAAATGTAAAAAACAAGCAAAGGAGCAGCAGAAAAAGTCTATTAAGAAAAAGGTAAAAAGACTAAGAAAGAAGCtgaaaaaaatgaagaaaaacaGAAAGAAGGAGACTAAAAAGTTAAAGAAGAAGAAGGTGGTGACCAAAGAGAAGCACAAGTCCGACACCGCAAATCACATCAAGAGCGAATCCAGCAAAGACAAAACTTCAAAGTCTTCTAAGAATAAGACAGACATCACAGAAAATGGTTCATCGTCGGTGGGCCCGAGCATAGACATGATGACTGCAAGCCAGGCCACAATGCCTATGACCAGGGAGGAGTGGGAGAAGCAAGAGAGTGTAATGCGGCGTGTCTATGACCAGGATACTGGCAGGCACAG ACTAATCAAGGGTTCTGGTGAAGTGATGGAAGAGTGTGTAAGTCGTGACCGCCATCGTGCTATCAACAAGGCTGCCACACAGGTTGATGGAGAAGTTTTTCAAACCACTGTGAAGTCCCGTGCCTCAAAATAG